Proteins encoded together in one Borrelia coriaceae window:
- a CDS encoding variable large family protein has product MKKNTLSAILFMTLFFLVSCNNGSVDEENPQSKFLKSVVSLSNDFLNVFTSFGEMVGSVLRFNTNTKKSDVKDYFKKVQNTVQGTKKSLEKIVSDMKSEGNPNAESVETEVKKLIDSVLNKIIDGAKGASDAIGDSDALLGNAAAAGAAGAGGVKGDNVDSLVNGIKLIVDVVLQGKGNPDAGDGIQADTGAQRGQNAGEAGKLFGTDAGGAAANAKKAVGDATKAVGAVTGADILKAITKGVGGDAAKLAKHNGVANNITASGVAQNAKDAVIAGGIALRAMAKNGKFANGNNVNNDVKDGIKNAAVSAVTKALDTLTIAIRKTIDEGLRTVKDAMQIDPDAAPVTTAETKK; this is encoded by the coding sequence ACATTAAGTGCGATATTATTTATGACTTTATTTTTTTTGGTTAGCTGTAATAATGGTTCTGTTGATGAAGAGAATCCTCAGAGTAAATTCTTAAAGTCTGTTGTTAGTTTAAGTAATGATTTTTTAAATGTTTTCACTTCTTTTGGTGAGATGGTGGGTAGTGTATTAAGGTTTAATACTAATACTAAAAAATCTGATGTTAAAGATTACTTTAAAAAGGTACAAAACACTGTTCAAGGTACTAAAAAATCCCTTGAGAAAATTGTTTCAGATATGAAATCAGAAGGTAATCCTAATGCTGAGTCTGTAGAGACAGAAGTGAAAAAACTCATTGATAGTGTTCTTAATAAAATAATTGATGGTGCTAAGGGTGCTAGTGATGCTATTGGTGATTCTGATGCCTTACTTGGGAATGCTGCTGCTGCTGGTGCTGCTGGTGCTGGTGGTGTTAAAGGTGATAATGTTGATTCTCTAGTGAATGGGATTAAGTTAATTGTAGATGTGGTTCTTCAAGGTAAAGGAAATCCAGATGCAGGAGATGGTATTCAAGCTGACACCGGTGCCCAAAGAGGTCAGAATGCTGGTGAAGCAGGTAAATTATTTGGTACTGATGCTGGAGGTGCCGCTGCTAATGCAAAAAAAGCGGTTGGTGATGCAACTAAAGCTGTTGGGGCGGTAACTGGTGCTGATATATTAAAAGCTATTACTAAGGGTGTTGGTGGTGATGCTGCTAAGTTAGCTAAACATAATGGTGTTGCTAATAATATTACTGCATCTGGTGTTGCTCAGAATGCAAAAGATGCAGTTATAGCAGGGGGTATTGCGTTAAGGGCAATGGCTAAGAATGGTAAGTTTGCTAATGGTAATAATGTCAATAATGATGTAAAGGATGGGATAAAAAACGCAGCAGTTAGTGCCGTTACTAAAGCGTTAGATACTTTAACTATTGCAATAAGAAAGACTATTGATGAAGGACTTAGAACTGTTAAAGATGCTATGCAAATTGATCCTGATGCTGCTCCTGTAACTACTGCTGAGACTAAGAAATAA
- a CDS encoding nicotinamidase — MKTTIFNPTFKHSALILVDIQNDFLEAGSLPVPQGDKIIPLINQLQHCFEHIVATKDWHPENHISFSNHANHKAWPKHCIQNTWGSEFPKNLNIEKIKAVFLKGQNKNYDSYSGFYDDSNKKNKTGLFHYLHSNAIDTVFVVGLALDYCVRETIIDAHNLKFQSYLITDVTKSISHYPELIILKLQKLGILTCLAKDILNNFKLNHNFQKVNFHIL, encoded by the coding sequence ATGAAAACTACAATTTTTAATCCAACATTTAAGCATTCTGCATTAATTCTAGTAGATATTCAAAACGATTTTTTAGAAGCAGGCTCTCTTCCTGTTCCCCAAGGGGATAAAATTATACCATTGATTAACCAACTTCAACATTGCTTTGAACATATTGTTGCCACCAAGGATTGGCACCCCGAAAACCATATAAGCTTTTCAAATCATGCTAATCACAAAGCTTGGCCTAAACATTGTATTCAAAATACATGGGGCTCAGAATTCCCAAAGAATCTAAATATCGAAAAAATAAAAGCTGTTTTTCTAAAAGGACAAAATAAAAATTATGACAGCTACAGTGGTTTTTATGACGATTCTAACAAAAAAAATAAAACTGGTCTTTTCCATTATCTCCACTCCAATGCAATTGATACAGTATTTGTAGTAGGATTGGCTCTCGATTATTGTGTACGAGAAACAATAATTGATGCTCATAATTTAAAATTTCAATCTTACTTAATCACTGATGTTACAAAAAGTATTTCACATTACCCTGAACTAATAATTTTAAAGCTCCAAAAGCTTGGGATATTAACTTGTTTAGCTAAAGATATTCTAAACAATTTTAAGTTAAACCATAATTTCCAAAAAGTAAATTTTCACATACTTTAA